AATGGCTGAGATTGGCGGATGCTTCGCATTCTGGGCCTGGTTGCGTTTGGGAAAAACCGCGTACTGGCTGATTCCCGGCATCGCCTTGCTCGCCTTGTTTGCGTTTCTACTCACTCAACTTCAATCGGAATTTGCAGGCAGAACCTACGCCGCTTACGGAGGGGTTTACATCCTTGCGTCTTTACTATGGCTATGGGCTGTGGAGGGACAGACACCTGATCGCTGGGATACGCTGGGGGCTGTGGTATCTGTCGCCGGAGCGGTCATCATTTTCTACGGACCGAGAACGACGGTTTAATTGAGCGTCAAGCCGCAGATCCGATATTCGATTTATAATCTCCCAGCCAGGCATCCAGACTCGCCAGAGCATTCTTCGCGATCTTTTCGTTGCGCAATTGCTTGTTTTTGACCTTCATTTCGGGCACCAGAAACAAACCGTAATTGATATTCATCGGCTGGAATTTCCCGCCATCCTGTTTGGAAAGATAGTTGATCAACGAGC
This window of the Candidatus Nitrohelix vancouverensis genome carries:
- a CDS encoding YnfA family protein, with translation MTSLAIYFSAAMAEIGGCFAFWAWLRLGKTAYWLIPGIALLALFAFLLTQLQSEFAGRTYAAYGGVYILASLLWLWAVEGQTPDRWDTLGAVVSVAGAVIIFYGPRTTV